TGGGTGGCGTCGCGCTCCACCTCGATCCACAGCTCGGTGTCGCCCAGGCGCACCCGGTCGCCCACCGTAGGGCCGTACATATCGGCGTAGGCCTGTCTCGAGATCTTCATGATTTGCCTCCTTCCAGCGCGCCCATTACGTCGCCGCGGAAGCCGTAGATATGGCGCGTGCCGGCAAAGGGAATCAGGGTCACCTCCCGGGTCTGGCCCGGCTCGAAGCGAATCGCGGTGCCGGCGGCCACGTCGAGGCGATGGCCGCGGGTCTTGTCGCGGTCGAAGACCAGCGCCGGGTTGGCCTCGGCGAAGTGGTAGTGGGAGCCGATCTGGATCGGCCGGTCGCCGGTGTTGGCCACCTCGACGGTGATCCGTTCGCGCCCCTCGCAGAGCGCGATCTCGCCGTCCTTCAGCTGATATTCGCCAGGAATCATAAGCGCCTTACCTTTCGTTAATGGCTGCTGCTGCACAGCTAAAACTGAGCGAACGAAGGCCAGGCAAGGCGGCGAGCGGCAAAAAAGCGGAGTTTACTTTAGTAAATGAGCAATTTTTGTCGCGAAGCCAACACAGCATGGCCGAGTGCAGCCAGTTTTAGACGATTGGGGTGTGGACGGTGACCAACTTCGTGCCATCCGGGAAGGTAGCCTCCACCTGCACCTCGTGGACCATCTCGGCCACCCCCTCCATGACGTCGTCGCGGCCGAGGATCTCGCGGCCGGCGCTCATCAGGTCGGCCACGCTGCGGCCATCCCGGGCGCCCTCCATGATCTCGAAGCTGATCAGCGCCACCGCCTCGGGGTAGTTGAGCTTCAGGCCGCGGGCGCGGCGGCGCTCGGCCAGCTGAGCGGCCAGAAAGAGCATCAGCATCAGCTTGTCCTTGTCGCGGGGAGTCAGTTCCATGGCGTCGTCTCGTTGGTGAAGGGAATCAGGTCAGCCAGATGCGCGGAATCTGGGCCTCGAGGCCCAGCAGCCGCGGGCGCAGCACGCGCCAGGCGGCCTCGCAGAGCGCCCAGGCCTCGCGGCGCTCATCGCCCAGGTAGCGCAGCAGCAGCACGCCGTGGCGCAGGGTCACCGCCCAGCGCGGCGAGGCGGGAAGCGCGTCGCGCAGCGCCTCGATGGCCTCGGGTTCGTCGTCGAGGCCCACCGCCCAGAGGGTCGCCTGGACGCTGGCGCCCCCCTGCCCCCAGCGCCCCGTGAAGCGCGGGTGGGTGGGGTCCAGCGGCTGGCGCTCCAGCCACAGGGGCCTGCCGTCGCGGGTGAGGCGAAAGCGCTGTTCGAGGCGCCCCGAGCGATAGGGCAGCGCGCTTGCCGGGCGCCCCAGGGCCAGCACCTCCCATCCCAGGCAACGGGCGGTGCCGGAAAGGTCGATCCGGGTGCTCTGCTCCCCCCGGGAGCCGTCGAAGGCGATGGTTTCCTGGGGCAGCCACTCCAGGCTGCCGCCGTCGTCGACCGCGAGGTGGGTGGCCTGGCGCCAGGCCACCCCGTGGCTGTCGGCGCGATAGAGCTTGTTGGCCGCAGGCGTGGTGAGCAGCGCCTGGGCGCCCGCCTCGACCCGCGCCGAGATCGTCAGCGCATCGCCGCTGACCAGCCCCCCCGGCGGGTGCAGCAGGTAGAGGTGGCAGACGCCCGCAGGCCCCTCCGGATAGAAGGGGCGCTGCACCCGCAGCGGCCCGCAATGGCGCGCCCGGGTCAGCCGCGTCGCCCCGCCCCGCGCGGCGAAACGCAACTCAAGCGTCGCCTCCCAGCGCCGCTCGGCATCGAAGCGGTGGCCGGATGCCGGCGGCGGGGGGGCAAGGGTAGGCTCGAAGGCAGTCATGGGCGGCTCGTGCGGTGGCATCTCTGACCAGTCTTCAGCAAGGGGCGTACCAGAATGGGGAGAGGGATATATTTCCCTTATCATTCATAAAGTTGAGATGAATGCCGGTGCCAGGCTGACGGCATGCACGCCCCCTCGCGGTGCATCAACGGAGGCCGCCGCGCACCTTGCGGGTGCAGGCGCACGGGCGGGCAGGCCAGAAAGGTGCAAGACTCTCTCGATTTCGACAGCCGGGCTGCCGCAGTGACGCATAACGAGGGGCGCTGGGGGCAAGCCGAAGAGGAGGTCCTATGCCAGGGATGGCATCGGTAGCGTACAGGGATGTATTCAGAGCGCCTCCTCGAAGGCTTGCCGACAGGTCAGCCCCGAGTGATATAAGCCAGCTGTAACCGCCCGTCGTCGCTTCCGACCTTAGACGGTGAGGTGCTCCCTGATCAGCGCATCGGAGAGCTCGCCGATGGCCCCCTTGGCCACCGGCCGGCCGCGGTCCATGATCACGAAGCGGTCGGCGTACTTGCGGGCGAAGGGCAGCTTCTGCTCCACCAGCAGCACGCTGAGGCCGTCTTCCGCGATCAGCCTGCGGATCACCTCGCCGATCAGGGTGACGATATTGGGCTGGATGCCCTCCCCCGGCTCGTCGAGGATCAGCAGGCGCGGCTCGAGCACCAGCGCCCGGCCGATGGCCAGCTGCTGCTGCTGGCCACCGGAGAGATCGCCACCGCGACGGTGCTTCATCTCCCGAAGCACCGGGAAGAGCTCGTAGATGCGCTCGGGAATCGTCCTGCGGCCGTCGCCCCGGGCGGCGAGCCCGGTGCGCAGGTTCTCCTCCACGGTGAGCAGCGGAAAGATCTGGCGGCCCTGGGGCACGTAGCCGATGCCGAGCCGCGAGCGCTCCTCGACGCGCCGCCGGGTCAGCTCCACGTCGTCGGCGTAGCGGAGGCTGCCGGAGGCCACTTTTACCTCGCCCATGATCGCCTTCATCAGGGTGGTCTTGCCCACCCCGTTGCGGCCCATCACGCAGGTGCACTCCCCCGCGGGCACCTCGAGGTCGAGATCCCAGAGGGTATGGCTCTCGCCGTAGTACTGGTTGAGCTTGTCGATCCTGAGCATCACGCCATCTCCTCGTCGGCCTCGGCCCCCAGGTAGACCTCGATCACCCTGGGGTCGCTGGCCACCTGGTCCATGGTCCCCTCGGCCAGCACGCTGCCCTGGTGGAGCACCGTCACCTGGCGGGCGATGGAGCGCACGAAGCCCATATCGTGCTCCACCACCACCACCGACTGCTTGCCGGCAAGCCCGGTCAGCAGCTCCGCGGTGCGCTCCATCTCCTGCTCGGTCATGCCGGCCACCGGTTCGTCCACCAGCAGCAGGCGCGGCCGCTGCATCAGCAGCATGCCGATCTCCAGCCACTGCTTCTGGCCGTGGGAGAGGATGCCCGCCGGCCGGTCGCGCAGCGCGGTGAGGCCGATGGTGTCGAGCCCCTCCTCGATGCGGTCGCGCACCTCGCCGCTCATCCGTGCGGTCAGGGTCGGCAGGATGCGCTTGTCGGCGGCCATGGCCAGCTCCAGGTTCTCGAACACGCTGAGCGCCTCGAAGACCGTAGGCTTCTGGAACTTGCGGCCGATGCCGAGACTGGCGATCTCCGGCTCGTTCATCGTCAGCAGGTCGTGGCGGCTGCCGAACCACACCGAGCCGGTGTCGGGGCGGGTCTTGCCGGTGATGATATCCATCATGGTGGTCTTGCCGGCGCCGTTGGGGCCAATGATGCAGCGCAGCTCGCCGTCGTCGATGGTCAGGTTGAGGTTGTCGATGGCCTTGAAGCCGTCGAAGCTCACCGTGACGTCCTCCAGGTAGAGGATCGGGCCGTGGCGCACGTCCACCGGCGAGGCGGTCGGCACCAGGAAGTCGAAGACGCGATCGCGGTCGGCCAGGGATCTCAGGAAGCTCATGGGGTCACCTCCGAGCCGGTGGCGCTGTTTTCATTGCCGGACGCGCCGGCGTCATCGCCCGTTCGGCGACGCTTCAGGCGATAGGCGAGGATCCCCGCCACGCCCCTGGGCAGGAAGACCGTGACCAGCACGAAGAGCCCGCCGAGGGCGAAGAGCCAGGCGTCGGGCATAGCGCCGGTGAAATAGGTCTTGGCGTAGTTGACGAGTATCGCCCCGATCACCGCCCCGTAGAGGGTCGCCCGGCCGCCGAGCGCCACCCAGAGCACGATCTCGATGGAGAAGAGCGGCGAGAACTCGCTGGGGTTGATGATCCCCACCTGGGGCACGTAGAGGGCGCCGGCGAGCCCCGCCAGCATGGCCGAGACCACGAAGACGAAGAGCTGGAAGCGCTCCACCCGGTAGCCGAGAAAGCGCGTGCGCGCCTCGGCGTCACGGGTGGCCACGCAGACCCGGCCGAGCTTGCTTCCCACGATGGCTCGGCACACGACATAGCCCAGGGCCAGCGCCACGCCGCTGGCCAGGAAGAGCCCGAGGCGCGTCTCGTTGCTTCTCAGGTTGAAGCCCAGGATCTCGCGGAAGTCGGTCAGGCCGTCGCTGCCGCCGAAGCCCATCTCGTTGCGGAAGAAGGCCAGCATCAGGGCGAAGGTGAGCGCCTGGGTGATGATGGAGAGATAGACCCCGGTGACCCGGGAGCGGAAGGCCAGGAAGCCGAACACCAGCGCCAGGGCGCCGGGCACCAGCAGCACCATCAGGAAGGCGAACCAGGCCATGTCGAAGCCGAGCCAGTACCAGGGCAGGTTCTCCCAGCTCAGGAACACCATGAAGTCCGGCAGCACGGGATCACCATAGACCCCGCGGTCGCCGATCTGGCGCATCAGGTACATGCCCATGGCGTAGCCGCCCAGCGCGAAGAAGGCGCCGTGACCCAGGCTCAGGATGCCCAGATAGCCCCACACCAGGTCCACGGCGACGGCCAGCAGCGCATAGCTCAGGTACTTGCCGAAGAGGTTGACGGTATAAGCGTTGACGTAAAGCGGGTGGCCCTGGGGCACGGCCAGGTGCAGCAGCGTCACCAGGGTCATGGCCGCCAGCAGCACGGCCAGGAAGAGCTGCGTCGAGCGCTCGGCGAAGGGGCGCGTCAGCCAGAAGTGTGTGGAATGCATCGGTTAGCCCTCCGCCGCCCGGCCCTTCTGCGGGAAGAGTCCGCGGGGGCGCTTCTGAATGAACAGGATGATGAAGACGAGCACGATGATCTTGGCCAGCACGGCGCCCGCCCAGGGTTCCAGCACCTGGTTGATCACCCCCAGCGACAGGCCCGCCACCAGGGTGCCCCAGAGGTTTCCGACGCCGCCGAACACCACCACCATGAAGGAGTCGATGATGTAGCTCTGGCCCAGGTTGGGCCCCACGTTGGTGAGCTGGGAGAGCGCCACCCCGGCGAGCCCCGCCACCCCGGAGCCCAGGGCGAAGGTGAGGATATCGACCCGGGTGGCGCGGATGCCCATGGAGCGCGCCATGGCGCGGTTCTGGGTCACCGCCCGCACCTCGAGCCCGAGCCGGGTCCGGCGCATGATCAGCACCAGAGCGGCGAACACCGCCAGGGCGAAGGCGATCACCACCAGGCGGTTGAGGGTCAGCGAGAGGGCGTCGTTGACGGCGATGGAGCCGCTCATCCACTCCGGGGAGACCACGGTGCGGTTCTGGGGCGAGATCAGGGTACGCACCAGCTGTTGCAGGATCAGGCTGATGCCGAAGGTGGCCAGCAGGGTCTCCAGCGGCCGCCCCTTGAGGAACTGGATCACCCCGCGCTCGATGGCGATGCCGGCCAGCGCCGCCACCAGGAAGCCGGCGGGCACCGACAGCACCAGGGCCAGGCCCGGCTGGCCGGGCAGCAGCTGCTGCATCATCCAGGTGGTGTAGGCGCCGAGCATGATCAGCTCGCCGTGGGCCATGTTGATCACCCCCATCACCCCGAAGGTGATGGCCAGGCCGATAGCCGCCAGCACCAGCACCGAGCCCAGGGAGAGCCCGAAGTAGAGGGTCTCGGCGGCGCGGTTGACCTTGAGCATCTGTTCGATGCCGCTCAGGGCACTGCGGGCGGCGTCGGCCAGCATCGGGTCGTCGCCGTTGGCCGCCTGATTGAGAGCGACGCGGACCCGGGAGTGCAGGCTGCCCTCGAGGTCGGCCACGGCGGCCACCTCGCCCTGCTCCAGGCGGTAGATGGCGAGCGCCTGGGTCAGGCGGCGGCGCACCCGGGCGTCCTCCTCGCCCTCGATCACCTCGGCAAGGGGGCCGGCCAGGTCGGCGTCCACCTCGCCGAGCAGCCGCTCGGCGGAGGCGCGACGCAGTGTGAGGTCCGCCGAGTAGAGATCCACCACGGCGATGGCGCTGCGCAGCTGGTTGCGCAGGGCGTTGTTGATGCCGATGCGGTCGAGATCGCGCCGGGACATCTCGCCCAGCGCCTCGCCGGTGAGGGCATCCTCCACCGGCCAGTCGCGGCCGCGGTTGTCCAGCACCACCACGAAGCGGCCGTCGTCGGCGCGCTGCAGGCGGCCGTCGAGCAGGGCCTGGAGCCAGTCCCGGGCGCGCTCGTCGTCGCTGGCCACGATGGCCTCGATGGCGCGGCTCTTGGCGGGGAAGCTGTCGACGTCGAGGGCGTCGAGCAGCTCGATGGCGGCGGAATCGTCGGCCGCGGGCTGGGCCTGGGCGCCCAGCGGCACGGCCAGCAGCACCAGCAGCCAGAGAAAAAGGAGACGCCTCATGGGTTCATCCTTTGGATTAGGGAGTCACTAAGGGGGTAAAGCGGGCGTGCGCCCCGCGAAATCACAGCAGGCAGAATCACTCAAGGCTGTTCCGGCGACAGGCCTGCGAGGGGGCGCTGTAAACCCATCCCTGGGCGCTACCGATGCCATCCCTGGCATAGGACCCCCTCTTCGACCTGTCCCCGGCGCCTTGCGCTTGATGCGACGCCGGGAGCGGGCGTTACTCGGCGAGGGCGGCCTCGGCTTCCTCGGCGGCGGTGCTGCCGCCGCAGCGGCCGGTGGCCACGTTGAAGTTGCCGCAGCGCATGGGCGCCTGCCAGTCGGCCATCAGGTCACGGGAGCCGGGCAGGAAGTCGGACCAGGCGTCGCCGACCACGGTGGAGGGGGTCTGCCAGACGATGTCGAACTGGCCGTTGTCCTGGACCTCGCCGATCAGCACCGGCTTGGTGATGTGGTGGTTGGGCATCATCGCCGCGTAGCTGCCGGAGAGGTTCGGCACCACCACGCCGATGATGGCGTCCTTGATGGCGTCGGGGTCGGTGGTGCCGGCCTTGCGCACCGCCTCGGCCCACATGTTAAAGCCGATGTAGTGGGCTTCCATGGGGTCGTTGGTGACCGCCTCCTCGTCGCCGGTCCACTCGATCCAGGCGTCGATGAAGTCGTAGTTGGCGTCGGTGTCGACGCTCATGAAGTAGTTCCAGGCGGCCAGGTGGCCCACCAGGGGGGCAGTGTCGATGCCGGTGAGCTCCTGCTCTCCCACCGAGAAGGCGATGACCGGAATGTCGCCAGCGTCCACCCCCTGGTTGCCCAGCTCCCGGTAGAAGGGCACGTTAGCATCGCCGTTGATGGTGGAGACCACCGCGGTGGGCTTGCCCTCGCTGCCGAAACGGCGCACCTCGGCGACGATGTTCTGCCAGTCGCTGTGCCCGAAGGGGGTGTAGTTGACCATGATGTCCTCGTCGGCGATGCCGTGCTCCTCCTTGAGGAAGGCTTCGAGGATGCGGTTGGTGGTGCGCGGATAGACGTAGTCGGTGCCGAGCAGCGCGAAGCGCTCGATGCCCATCTCGTTGATCAAGTACTCCACCGCGGGGATGGCCTGCTGGTTGGGCGCGGCGCCGGTGTAGAAGACGTTCTCGGAGGACTCCTCCCCCTCGTACTGCACCGGATAGAAGAGCAGGCCGTTGAGCTCCTCGAACACCGGCAGCACCGCCTTGCGCGACACCGAGGTCCAGTTACCGAAGACCACGTCCACCTCATGCTGGGCGAGCAGCTCCCGGGCGCGCTCGGCGAACAGCGGCCAGTTGGAGGCCGGGTCCACCACCACCGCCTCGAGCTGGCGGCCGAGCAGCCCCCCCTGCTCGTTCTGCTTGGCGATCAGCATCTCCACGGTGTCCTTGAGCACCGTCTCGCTGATCGCCATGGTGCCGGAGAGCGAGTGCAGGATGCCCACCTTGATGGGGTCGTCGTCGGCCAGGGCCTGGCCGCCGGCGCCCAGCAGGGAGGCGGTCAGCAGCGCGGCGGTCAGGGGACGAAGCGGCAGCGACTTGCGATGGGATAGGGTCACGAGAATCTCCTTGCTCCCCGCTCGGGGGTCGTTGTTGTGGGACAAGGAGACTTTGCAAGGGGTGCGCCACAGTAGGCCATTCCCGATAAAGGCCTGCAAATACAAGCAGTTGTCTCTAATTAATGCGGCGCAGCAGAGCGCTTGACGCACCGCCTCGGTGCAACCGAGGGCGCCGCCATGCACCGTTCGGTGCACCGCGCCCGCCCCCTTGCGCCAGGTCAGTGCGCGGCGGACGTGCCGCGCGCCGAGAGCCCGGGTACAACGACGCGGGGGCGCCGGCATGGCCGGCGCCCCCGCGAACAGCGGTCTGGCGAGGGGGTCAGCGGGCCCTGAGCTTGCGCAGCAGCGGCAGGGTCAGGGAGAGCGCGGCCACCACCAGCAGCGCCAGGGAGATCGGCTTGTCGATGAAGATCGACCAGTCGCCCCCAGAGATCTGCAGCGCCCGGCGCATGGACTCCTCCATGATGCTGCCGAGGATCAGCGCCAGGATCAGCGGTGCGGCCGGGAAGCCGAACAGGCGCATGCCGAGCCCCAGCAGGCCGAAGCCGAGCAGCAGCAGCAGGTCGAAGACGCTGAAGCTCATGCCGTAGACCCCGACCATGCAGAAGATCAGGATCAGCGCCAGCAGCAGCGGCCGCGGCAGGTCGAGGATCTTGGCGATCAGCGGGATCAGCGGCAGGTTGAGCACCAGCAGCATGATGTTGCCGATATACATGCTGGCCACCACGCCCCAGAAGACGTCGGGGCGGTCCACCAGCATCGCAGGCCCGGGGGAGACCCCCATCACCAGCAGGGCGCCGAGCAGCACCGCGGTGGAGCCGGAACCGGGCACGCCGAGGGTAAGCAGGGGCACGAAGGAGCCGGTGCAGGCGGCGTTGTTGGCCGACTCCGGCGCCGCCACTCCCTTGATGTTGCCCTTGCCGAAGGTATCGCCGTCCTTGGCCAGGCGCTTCTCCATGCTGTAGCCGAGGAAGGAGCCGATGGTCGCGCCGGCCCCGGGCAGCACCCCGGTGAAGAAGCCGAGTATGGAGCTGCGGCCGATGGGCGGGGCGATCTGCCTGACCTCCTGCTTCGAGAGCCTGAGCGAACCGATGGCGTTGCGCGGCTGCTCCTTGCCGCCGCCCCCCCGCAGCAGCATGTAGAACACCTCGGCCAGGGCGAAGATCCCCAGCGCCACCACCAGGAAGTCGATGCCGTCGAGCAGGTGGGCGGTGCCGAAGGTGAAGCGCTCGGTGCCGGTCTGCAGGTCGATGCCCATGATGGAGATCATCACCCCCACCACGGCGGCGATCAGTCCCTTGACCAGCGACTTGTCGGAGAGCGAGACCACCGCGGTGAGGCCCAGCACCATCAGCGAGAAGTACTCGGCGGGCCCGAAGCTGACTGCCACCCGGCCGAGAAGCGGTGCCACCAGCATCAGGAAGATGATGGAGATGGTGCCGCCGATGAAGGAGGCGTAAGCGGCGATGGCCAGGGCCTTGCCGGCCTGGCCCTGCTTGGCCAGTGGGTAGCCGTCGAAGGAGGTGGCCACGGTGCCCGCCACGCCCGGGGCGTTGAGCAGGATCGAGGAGGTGGAGCCGCCGAAGATGGCACCGTAGTAGACCCCGGCCATCAGGATCAGCCCCGAGGAGGGCTCCATGCCGAAGGTGAGCGGGATCATCAGGGCCAGCGCGCTGATCGGCCCAAGCCCCGGCAGCATGCCGATCACCGTGCCGGCGAAGACCCCGGCGAAGACGTAGAAGAGGTTGATCGGGTCCAGCGCGATGCTGAAGCCGTAGATCAGGTTATTGAAGGCGTCCATGGAATCACTCTCTCGCCGGTCAGAACGGCAGCAGGCCGGTGGGCAGGTAGACGCCCATCACCCGGGTCAGGGTCAGGTAGAGGGTCAGCACCACGCCCAGCGAGGTCGCCAGGTTGACGGCGTGGCGGCGATAGCCGTAGTAGGCGCCGAGGCCGAAGCAGAGTGCCGTGGAGGCCAGCACGAAGCCCACCGGCACCAGCAGCAGCGCATAGGCGGCAAGGGCGATGGCGGTCACCACCACTCGCGACCAGGGGCGCAGCAGCAGCGGCCCCCTGGGCTCAGCCGCGTCGCCGTCGGGCTGGGGCTCGCCGGCGGCGGGCGCCTCGAGGAAGAGCAACACGGCCAGGCCCAGCAGGGTGAAGCCCAGCACCTTGGGAAAGAGGTCGGAGTCGATGGGACGCGGCAGGGGGAAGGCCGGGATCTGCCAGGCCATGGCCAGGTAGCCCACCGAGAGCAGCGCCAGCAGCAGCGCGATGATCTGGTTGGAGTTGAGTCGTGTCATGGAAACCTGCCCGACGGCACCGCAGTGCCGACACATGGGGACGGGCCCGCCCGGGAGCCAGGCTCCCGGGCAAGCGGTGAGACAGAGGGGTGGAGGGGTCAGCCGCCGAGCAGGCCGAGGTCACCGAGGATGGTGCTGAACTGCTCCTTCTGCTCGTCCAGGAAGTCGCCGAACTCCTCGCTGTTCTGGTAGGCATTGATCCAGCCCAGCTGGTCGCGGGCCGCTTCCCAGCCGTCGGTCTCGAGCATCTCGGCGAACAGCGCCTCGTAGTAGGCCACCGCCTCCTCGGGCATGTCCGGGGTGCCCATCACGCCGCGCCAGATGTCGAAGGTGTAGTCGATCCCCTGCTCCTGATAGGTGGGGATATCCGCCAGCACGCCGCCCAGCCGCTCGGGAGAAGAGACACCGAGGGGGCGCAGGCCGCTGCCCTCGCCGAGCTGGCCGGAGGCCTCGCCCGCACCGGTGATCACCGCCGCCACGTGACCGCCCATCAGGTTGGTCATCGCCTCGCCGCCGCCGGAGAAGGGAATGTAGTTGACGCTGGCGGCATCCAGGCCGGCCGCGGCGGCCACCCCGGCCATGGAGATATGGTCCATGGAGCCCGGCGCGCTGCCACCGCCGATGCTCAGGCTGGGGTTCTCGGCGATCGCCTCGAAGAGCTCGTTGAGGTCCTCGTAGGGCGAGTCGGCCTTGACCAGGATGATGGAGTAGTCGGTGATCAGCCGCGCGACGGGGGTGAAGTCGGTGTGGTCATAGCGCGAGGTGCCGGCCAGGGGCACCAGGATGATCGGCGGACTGGTGGCAAAGAGCTTGTGGGGGTTGCCGGTGTCGCGGGCGATCTGCGCCCAGGCCACGGCGCCGCCGCCGCCCGGCACATTGATGGCGCCGAAGCTGCGCTCGGCCAGCCCCTCCTCCTGGATCACCCGCGAGACGGTGCGTACCAGGGTATCCCAGCCGCCACCGGGATTGGCCGGAGCGATGAATTCGATGGAGCGTGTCGGGGTCCAGTCGTCGGCCGGGGCGGCGCCGGCCAGGCCGGTCAGCGCGGCCAGCGGCAGTACGATGGCGGTGAGACCCCTGGCAGTGAACGTGGCGGTCATGGCGATTTCCTCTAGGCGGGTTCGTTATTATGGAACTACGGAGCGAACGTTAGAGGAGCGGCGCCAGGGATCACAACCTTGTGAACATAATGAAGAAAAAGTGCGTTGTGGGCATTGTGTCCATTCTGCTCACGGCGGCGAGCCCCTCACCCCTCCTCGCACCAGGGAGTGGCGTCCCCCACCAGGCGATAGCGACGCTCCGGCCTGCCCACATCACCATAGCCCAGCTCGGCCTCCATCACCTGCACCGATACCAGAAACTCCAGGTAGCGCCGCGCCGTGGAGCGGCTCGCGCCCATCGCCCTGGCCACCTGCATGGCCGCCAGCGGCGCCCTCGCCTCCTCCAGGGCGGCCACCACCGCGCGCAGGGTCAGCCGGTCGATGCCCTTGGGCAACTGCCGCCGCGACCCGCCCGCCTCGGGCTGCACCCGCGCCAGCACCCGGTCGAGTTCCTCCTGGTTCATCTCGCCACGGGCCGCCTGGGCCGCCCGCTCGCGGCGAAAGCGCGCCAGCATCTGGGCCATGCGCGAGGCCTCGGCGGGCTTGATCAGGTAGTCGAAGACGCCGCCGCGCAGCGCCTCGCCGATGGTCTTCACCTCCCGGGCGGCGGTGACCATGACCACGTCGACATGGCGGTGGTCGCGGCGCAGCAGCCAGAGCAGCTCGAGCCCCTCGACATCGGGCAGATAGGCGTCGAGCAGCACCAGATCCACCGCCTCCCCGACGTCGGTGAGCAGAGTGCGGGCCTCCGCCCCGGAGCGCGCCATCCCCACCACCCGGAAGCCCTCGCTCTGCTCGATGAAGGCGCGGTGGATCTCGGCGATGCGAAAGTCGTCCTCGATGATCAGGACGCCATGGCCCTGATGATCGAGGTCCTGGCCCTGGGCCGACTGGGGGTCGTTCGACATCTCTCCTCCTCTGACGGTGGTGGCGGTTGGGTGCCGGGGCTCGCTCAGGCCGTGGCCGGGTCGCGGCACAGCGAACGGTCCAGCACCACCGTGAAGCAGGCCCCGCCCAGCTCGCTCTCCTCCAGGGTGATGGCGCCGCCGTGCTCGGCGCACAGGCGAGCGACCAGGGCCAGGCCGATGCCGCGGTGGCGGCCGGGCTTGGTGGAGTAGCCCTCCTCGAAGATGCGCGCCACCTGGGCGGACGGCACACCGGGGCCGTTGTCCTCCACCTCGATCAGCAGCTGCTCGCCCAGGTCGGTGAAGAAGAGCCTGACCCGCGGCAGCTCGCCACGGTCTCCATCGCCATCCGGGCCGGCGCCCTGCCGGGCGGCATCGCAGGCGTTGTCGATGAGATTGCCCAGCACCGTCATCAGCACCTCCTGGCCGGCGGCGGTCATCGGCAGCGAGAAGGAGCTCTGGTCGTCGATCTCCAGCACCACGCCGATCTCGCGGGCCCGGGTCAGCTTGCCGAGCAGGGTGCCGCTGATCACCGGGTCGGCCACGTGGCCCATCAGGAAGCTCATCTGCGCCTGCGCCCGCTCGCTCTCCTGGTGGATCAGCGCCAGGGCCTCCTGGATGCGATCGAGCTGCAGCAGCCCGGAGAGGGTGTAGAGCTTGTTGGAGAACTCGTGGGCCTGGGCACGCAGCATGTCCACGTCGCGGCTGGCGGCGGTCAGGGCATCGGAGAGCTCGACGATCTCGCGGCGGCTGCGGAAGGTGGCCACGGCCCCCTCGATCTCGCCGGCGTGGCGCACCGGCA
The Halomonas alkalicola DNA segment above includes these coding regions:
- a CDS encoding urease subunit beta; protein product: MIPGEYQLKDGEIALCEGRERITVEVANTGDRPIQIGSHYHFAEANPALVFDRDKTRGHRLDVAAGTAIRFEPGQTREVTLIPFAGTRHIYGFRGDVMGALEGGKS
- a CDS encoding urease subunit gamma, with protein sequence MELTPRDKDKLMLMLFLAAQLAERRRARGLKLNYPEAVALISFEIMEGARDGRSVADLMSAGREILGRDDVMEGVAEMVHEVQVEATFPDGTKLVTVHTPIV
- a CDS encoding urease accessory protein UreD — its product is MTAFEPTLAPPPPASGHRFDAERRWEATLELRFAARGGATRLTRARHCGPLRVQRPFYPEGPAGVCHLYLLHPPGGLVSGDALTISARVEAGAQALLTTPAANKLYRADSHGVAWRQATHLAVDDGGSLEWLPQETIAFDGSRGEQSTRIDLSGTARCLGWEVLALGRPASALPYRSGRLEQRFRLTRDGRPLWLERQPLDPTHPRFTGRWGQGGASVQATLWAVGLDDEPEAIEALRDALPASPRWAVTLRHGVLLLRYLGDERREAWALCEAAWRVLRPRLLGLEAQIPRIWLT
- the urtE gene encoding urea ABC transporter ATP-binding subunit UrtE; the protein is MLRIDKLNQYYGESHTLWDLDLEVPAGECTCVMGRNGVGKTTLMKAIMGEVKVASGSLRYADDVELTRRRVEERSRLGIGYVPQGRQIFPLLTVEENLRTGLAARGDGRRTIPERIYELFPVLREMKHRRGGDLSGGQQQQLAIGRALVLEPRLLILDEPGEGIQPNIVTLIGEVIRRLIAEDGLSVLLVEQKLPFARKYADRFVIMDRGRPVAKGAIGELSDALIREHLTV
- the urtD gene encoding urea ABC transporter ATP-binding protein UrtD; translated protein: MSFLRSLADRDRVFDFLVPTASPVDVRHGPILYLEDVTVSFDGFKAIDNLNLTIDDGELRCIIGPNGAGKTTMMDIITGKTRPDTGSVWFGSRHDLLTMNEPEIASLGIGRKFQKPTVFEALSVFENLELAMAADKRILPTLTARMSGEVRDRIEEGLDTIGLTALRDRPAGILSHGQKQWLEIGMLLMQRPRLLLVDEPVAGMTEQEMERTAELLTGLAGKQSVVVVEHDMGFVRSIARQVTVLHQGSVLAEGTMDQVASDPRVIEVYLGAEADEEMA
- the urtC gene encoding urea ABC transporter permease subunit UrtC; the encoded protein is MHSTHFWLTRPFAERSTQLFLAVLLAAMTLVTLLHLAVPQGHPLYVNAYTVNLFGKYLSYALLAVAVDLVWGYLGILSLGHGAFFALGGYAMGMYLMRQIGDRGVYGDPVLPDFMVFLSWENLPWYWLGFDMAWFAFLMVLLVPGALALVFGFLAFRSRVTGVYLSIITQALTFALMLAFFRNEMGFGGSDGLTDFREILGFNLRSNETRLGLFLASGVALALGYVVCRAIVGSKLGRVCVATRDAEARTRFLGYRVERFQLFVFVVSAMLAGLAGALYVPQVGIINPSEFSPLFSIEIVLWVALGGRATLYGAVIGAILVNYAKTYFTGAMPDAWLFALGGLFVLVTVFLPRGVAGILAYRLKRRRTGDDAGASGNENSATGSEVTP
- the urtB gene encoding urea ABC transporter permease subunit UrtB, producing MRRLLFLWLLVLLAVPLGAQAQPAADDSAAIELLDALDVDSFPAKSRAIEAIVASDDERARDWLQALLDGRLQRADDGRFVVVLDNRGRDWPVEDALTGEALGEMSRRDLDRIGINNALRNQLRSAIAVVDLYSADLTLRRASAERLLGEVDADLAGPLAEVIEGEEDARVRRRLTQALAIYRLEQGEVAAVADLEGSLHSRVRVALNQAANGDDPMLADAARSALSGIEQMLKVNRAAETLYFGLSLGSVLVLAAIGLAITFGVMGVINMAHGELIMLGAYTTWMMQQLLPGQPGLALVLSVPAGFLVAALAGIAIERGVIQFLKGRPLETLLATFGISLILQQLVRTLISPQNRTVVSPEWMSGSIAVNDALSLTLNRLVVIAFALAVFAALVLIMRRTRLGLEVRAVTQNRAMARSMGIRATRVDILTFALGSGVAGLAGVALSQLTNVGPNLGQSYIIDSFMVVVFGGVGNLWGTLVAGLSLGVINQVLEPWAGAVLAKIIVLVFIILFIQKRPRGLFPQKGRAAEG
- the urtA gene encoding urea ABC transporter substrate-binding protein; translation: MLVTLSHRKSLPLRPLTAALLTASLLGAGGQALADDDPIKVGILHSLSGTMAISETVLKDTVEMLIAKQNEQGGLLGRQLEAVVVDPASNWPLFAERARELLAQHEVDVVFGNWTSVSRKAVLPVFEELNGLLFYPVQYEGEESSENVFYTGAAPNQQAIPAVEYLINEMGIERFALLGTDYVYPRTTNRILEAFLKEEHGIADEDIMVNYTPFGHSDWQNIVAEVRRFGSEGKPTAVVSTINGDANVPFYRELGNQGVDAGDIPVIAFSVGEQELTGIDTAPLVGHLAAWNYFMSVDTDANYDFIDAWIEWTGDEEAVTNDPMEAHYIGFNMWAEAVRKAGTTDPDAIKDAIIGVVVPNLSGSYAAMMPNHHITKPVLIGEVQDNGQFDIVWQTPSTVVGDAWSDFLPGSRDLMADWQAPMRCGNFNVATGRCGGSTAAEEAEAALAE